A genome region from Trichosurus vulpecula isolate mTriVul1 chromosome 5, mTriVul1.pri, whole genome shotgun sequence includes the following:
- the CNPY1 gene encoding protein canopy homolog 1 isoform X3, with amino-acid sequence MNDYKLEEDSETSARTFKRFAPRKGDKIYKEFKRFYFYSDAYRPLKFACETIIEEYEDEIFSLIAQEADHLADKLCSEKSDLCDASSTSHTEL; translated from the exons ATGAATGACTACAAACTTGAAGAAGATTCTGAAACCAGTGCAAGGACGTTCAAGAGATTTGCTCCAAGGAAAGGGGacaaaatatacaaagaatttAAACGATTCTATTTTTATTCTGATGCTTACAGACCTTTGAAATTTGCG TGTGAAACTATAATAGAAGAATATGAAGATGAAATATTCTCACTTATCGCCCAGGAGGCAGACCATCTAGCTGACAAGTTGTGCAGTGAAAAATCAG ATCTTTGTGATGCTTCTTCTACAAGTCACACTGAGCTTTAA
- the CNPY1 gene encoding protein canopy homolog 1 isoform X2 encodes MCSVEIPLAQSEAFLTEVLETVCERMNDYKLEEDSETSARTFKRFAPRKGDKIYKEFKRFYFYSDAYRPLKFACETIIEEYEDEIFSLIAQEADHLADKLCSEKSDLCDASSTSHTEL; translated from the exons ATTCCCTTAGCCCAGTCCGAGGCATTCTTAACAGAAGTTTTGGAGACCGTGTGTGAGAGAATGAATGACTACAAACTTGAAGAAGATTCTGAAACCAGTGCAAGGACGTTCAAGAGATTTGCTCCAAGGAAAGGGGacaaaatatacaaagaatttAAACGATTCTATTTTTATTCTGATGCTTACAGACCTTTGAAATTTGCG TGTGAAACTATAATAGAAGAATATGAAGATGAAATATTCTCACTTATCGCCCAGGAGGCAGACCATCTAGCTGACAAGTTGTGCAGTGAAAAATCAG ATCTTTGTGATGCTTCTTCTACAAGTCACACTGAGCTTTAA